From Scomber japonicus isolate fScoJap1 chromosome 22, fScoJap1.pri, whole genome shotgun sequence, one genomic window encodes:
- the LOC128383664 gene encoding coxsackievirus and adenovirus receptor-like yields the protein MSAVVFLLVCFLSCSVSEEQTVKSGDDVTLQCQGPEHEAITSLQWIRPDLKKKTEKYVFFFRDHKIFEDYQHPSFRGRVQLMDPQMKNGDVSVILKNVNTKDSGTYECRVSVNNKKSELMNIINLKVKDSGQTSGNTQTEGNLGLKVGLPVGIGILAAVVVGFVFYKRHKGRFDQRI from the exons aGCAAACAGTGAAGTCtggagatgatgtcactctTCAGTGTCAGGGTCCCGAACATGAAGCCATCACATCATTACAGTGGATCAGACctgacctgaagaagaagacagagaagtACGTCTTCTTCTTCAGAGACCACAAAATATTTGAAGACTACCAGCATCCATCTTTTCGTGGGCGAGTGCAGCTGATGGATCCACAGATGAAGAACGGAGACGTTTCAGTGATTCTGAAGAACGTTAACACCAAGGACTCTGGAACATACGAGTGTCGAGTTTCAGTAAACAACAAAAAGTCTGAGCTCATGAACATCATCAACCTGAAGGTTAAAGACTCAG GtcaaacatctggaaacacCCAGACTGAAGGAAATCTTGGACTGAAAGTTGGACTGCCTGTTGGTATTGGGAttcttgctgctgttgttgttggttttgtattttataaaagacataaaGGACGTTTTGACCAACGTATTTAA